A single Aspergillus chevalieri M1 DNA, chromosome 3, nearly complete sequence DNA region contains:
- a CDS encoding SAP18 family protein (COG:A;~EggNog:ENOG410PQVW;~InterPro:IPR010516;~PFAM:PF06487), with the protein MTARNAPQIDRQTTTPFHLKLFYRLNNFHHLADFSLAPSPSSTSSYGGPASGPNAIRAQSPPSTTTARLPPHLEIYTWQSCTLRELSQLLTSALPSLLPDPPVGTRLCFRLIYPDTKAAAAMGPGADGRGRYLSKDIGNVVIGPRDSPYHNGEEEDAAAAPPRGLRLQGNDTERTLQDARFVIGDYVDCAILPPLEDGSVAPPIISGRGAVGGPGSIGGGMRAFRENGFGFGRGGRGRGSERIPAGDWKRGERLPDGSGRGGRRGWAPY; encoded by the coding sequence ATGACCGCGCGAAACGCGCCCCAAATCGACCGCCAAACCACCACCCCCTTCCACCTCAAGCTCTTCTACCGCCTCAATAACTTCCACCACCTCGCCGACTTCTCCCTCGCCCCGTCCCCCTCCTCCACTTCATCTTACGGCGGCCCCGCCAGCGGTCCTAATGCCATCAGAGCCCAGTCCCCCCCGTCCACAACCACCGCACGCCTCCCGCCCCATCTCGAAATCTACACTTGGCAATCATGCACCCTGCGCGAGCTCAGCCAGCTGCTTACCTCGGCACTGCCGTCGCTTCTTCCCGATCCGCCTGTGGGGACGAGGTTGTGTTTCCGGCTGATTTACCCCGATACGAAAGCGGCTGCGGCGATGGGGCCCGGGGCGGATGGGAGAGGGCGGTATTTGAGCAAGGATATTGGGAATGTGGTTATTGGGCCGCGGGATAGTCCGTATCATaacggggaggaggaggacgcGGCAGCGGCGCCGCCGCGCGGTTTACGGTTACAGGGGAATGATACGGAGAGGACATTGCAGGATGCGCGGTTTGTGATTGGGGATTATGTGGATTGTGCGATTTTGCCGCCGCTGGAGGATGGGTCTGTTGCGCCGCCGATTATCTCGGGGAGGGGGGCTGTTGGGGGGCCGGGGAGTATTGGTGGGGGAATGAGGGCGTTTCGGGAGAATGGGTTTGGGTTTGGAAGGGGTGGGAGGGGGAGAGGAAGTGAGAGGATCCCGGCTGGGGATTGGAAACGGGGGGAGAGGCTGCCGGATGGGAGTGGACGGGGTGGACGGAGGGGATGGGCGCCGTATTAG